AGATTCAGCTTCGTAGATGGTAAAGGAGGCGGAATTAATGATGGTGTGGATGAAAGCTGGGGGCCTAAAATGGACGGGCGTCTTATTCCGCAGTTTTATTCTAAAGGCGAAGCAGTACCTTTTGTATCGCATCCTGATAACGTGAAAAACTTCTTTAATACAGGTCTTACTTTTGATAATGGTATTTCTGTAGCAAAATCAAATGATAAATCAGATTTTCGTTTAGGAGTAAACAACCAAAAACAAATTGGTACAGTGCCTAATAGTGAAATAAACAAATCGAACTTTACTTTTAGCGGAAATTATCAAATATCTGAAAGAATTAAAGTAGGGGTAAATGCGAATTATATTGTAACCAATGCGCCGGCTTTACCCGGAGGACCATCAGGTAACCGTGCTGCGGGGGTAATGCTTCAGTTTCTTTGGTTCGGACGTCAGGTGGATACGGATCAGCTTTATAAAGACTGGACTACAAACTGGAATAACAGTTACTACAGCAACCCATACTGGAATGCTTATTACAATACAACAAGCCAGCAGCGTAACCGTATCATCGGAGATATTCATTTAGAAGCAAAACTGGCTGAAGGACTTGATTTTAAATTCCGTACAGGAGTGGATTACTATACTGATCGCAGAAAATACACGATTAAATATGGTACAAACGGAACACCTTTCGGATCATACGCAGAGGATGCTTACACTGTAAATGAACAAAACACAGAGGGGATTCTTCATTATGATAAAAAACTGAATGACGATTTTTCACTGGATGCACTTGGAGGTTTTAACATTCGTAACCACAGTGATGCCAATAATTACCAAAAAGCACCGCGTTTAGCAGTGCCGGATCTGTATACTTTAACCAATTCAAGAGATCCGTTAACTTCGTCAAATTTATATTCCAGATTACGAGTATACAGTTTATACGCTTCGGCACAATTAGGATTCAGAAATTATGCGTATTTAAACGTTACAGCGCGTAACGACTGGTCGTCTACACTGCCAAGCAACAACCGTTCTTATTTTTATCCGTCTGTTAATGGTAGTTTAATTTTATCTGAGGCTTTAAATTTGAAAAGCAATACACTTGATTTCTTAAAACTTCGTGCAGGATGGTCTGAAGTAGGTAATGATGCCGATCCGTATCAGTTGGCAACCGTTTACAATTTCCAGACTGCATTTGACGGAAATCCAATTCAGACTTCTTCAAAAAGAAAGCTGAACGAAAACCTGAAACCGGAGACCACACGTTCTACTGAGCTGGGGATCGAATCTTCTTTCTGGAAAAACAGACTGCATTTTGATTTCGCATATTACAATACAAACAGTTTTGACCAGGTTCTGGAAATTAAAACAACTTCGTCAAGCGGTTACGATACACAGTTAATCAACGCAGGAAAAATCAACAACCGCGGTCTTGAAATTCAATTGGATGGAAGTCCTGTTCAGACGGAAAAATTCAGATGGAATGTTGGTTTAAATTATTCAAGAAACAGAAGTGAAGTGAAGATTCTGGATTACGAGAAACAAATTCAAAACTATACAATTGGTTCTTCGGGAGGGGTTGAAGTACTGGCATCAGTTGGACAGCCTTACGGAGCGCTTTATGGAACAGCTTACGAGCGTGATGCAAACGGAAATATCGTAGTAGGCGCAAACGGATTACCAAAAGCAGATCCGCAGAAAAAGGTATTAGGGCACTTTACTCCGGACTGGATTGGTGGTATTTCGAATACATTGACGTACAAAAACCTTGAATTGTCTTTCCTTATTGATGCAAGTGTAGGAGGGGAACTTTTCTCAGGAACAAACAGAACAGGTACTTACACAGGGGTATTGGCTCAGACAATGCCGGGTCGTGATGCAGAAAACGGAGGTTTAAGCTATTACTATCCGGGAAATAATACAGCAAATCCTAAAACATTGGTAACTGGAACAGCTCCGGGCGGTGTAACGGTTTATGATGACGGGGTAATCTTTAACGGAGTATTTGCAGACGGAACGCCTAACGACAAAGTATTAAGCGCTCAGGAATATTATAAATCATCATACAACATCAGCGAGGCTTATATTTACAGTTCTACTTTTGTGAAATTCAGAGAGATAAAACTAACGTACAATTTCAATAAACAATTTGTGAAGAAACTTGGATTTCAGGGGGCAAGCGTAACAGCTGCGGGACGTAACTTATTCTTTATTTATAAAGATGCGCCAAATATCGATCCTGAAACAGCTTTTAATACCGGAAATGCACAAGGTTTGGAGAGCTTATCGCTGCCAACGACAAGAAATTTCAGTCTGAATGTTAATCTTAAATTTTAAAAACTCGGAATCATGTTGAAAAAACTAACATATATAACATTGTTTGCATTGGCATTTGGCTCTTGCAGTGATGCGCTGGATGAAATTAATAAAAATCCAAATGCAACCGAAACGCCATTGGCACCTTATCTGCTCACAGGAACATTAAAACAGGGAGCTGATTTATATTGGGGAGATGCCAACAGCTTTAATTCCTCTTTACTATTCGTACAGCACTGGGCAAAAATACAGTATACAGAACCGGACAGATACGATGTTTCGAATACGTCTTTCACTTCATTGTGGAATACGGGATATGCAACTCTTATTACAGATTTAAATACGATTATAAATTTCCCTGAGGCACAAGCAAATCCAAATTACAAAGGAATTGCACTTGCACTTCGTTCATGGACATTTTTACTGCTGACAGATGCTTACGGAAGTATTCCGTACAAAGAAGCAGGTCAGAAAGTAACGCCGGCTTATAATACACAAAAAGAAGTTTACACCGGTTTACTCGAAGATTTAAAATTTGCTCAGTCTTTATTAGGAGCTTCAAATGGTGCGGTAACGGGAGATTTGGTTTACAAGGGAGATATTGCAAAATGGAAAAAATTCGTAAACTCGCTTCGTCTGCGTATCGCTTTACGAATTTCAGACAGAGAACCGGCTTTGGCAAAACAGGCAGCGATCGAAGCAACGAGTGATGCAGGAGGGGTAATAAACAGTAATGCCGATACTTTTAAATTTACCTATATTAGTTCGCCGCAGCAAAACCCGGCTTCTTTATGGTTTGAAACCCGAGATGATTTCCGTATTTCAAAAACGATGGTAGATAAATTATACGAATTAGCAGATCCTCGTTTACCGGTATTTGCACAATTGCCGTCAGATGCCAGCGTTGGGAAATATGTTGGAGGAGCAAACGGATTATCAAACAGTGATGCAAATAATCAGGGGTTTGCTAAAACATCAAAACCGGGAACATACTTCCTGACTTCATCATCTCCTGCGGTAATTGCTTCTCATGCCGAAACGTTATTTAATTTATCCGAAGCTGCAGCAAGAGGGTATATTTCTGGCGATGCAGCACAGTATTACAGAGATGCGATCAGAGCTTCATTAGTTCAGTTTGGTATTACAGATGCCGCAGCAATTACGACTTACCTAAATCAGCCAAGTGTGCAATATGATCCGTCAAATTATGCCAAATCGATTGGGACACAAAAATGGATCGCATTCTTCGGACAAGGTCTTGATGCTTTTACAGAGTGGAGAAGACTTGACTATCCGGTTTTAACAGCCGGCCCTAATACAGTTCTTGACGGGCAAATTCCTTCTCGTTTCTTCTATCCGGGAACAGAACAGTCTTTGAACGGGAACAGCTATCAGGCTGCGATAAAAGAACAAGGAAGAGATGTACTTACAACCAAACTATGGTTTGATGTAAAATAATTTCAGCTATAAAATAAATTAGAAAAACCTGTAAATCAACTCGATTTACAGGTTTTTCTTTTATGTGAGTAGTGACAGAGTAATAAAGTGATAGAGGTAGAAAGTAACTAAGTAAGAAAGAAGCAAAGTGAACAAAGTAAACAAAGTAAAAGAAAACTTAGCAGCTTAGCACCTTTCTCAACGATCAAAACGATAATATTCCAGATCCAGATCTCTTTTGTTATTAATAGAATCCATAATTGAATTGATTCCCATTACGCTGAAAGTGATCCCGTTTCCTCCAAAGCCCAGCAGATAATGCTCATTTTTCTTCGGATTTGGTTTTCCGAAATACGGGAGACCGTCTTTGGTTTCACCAAAAGTTCCCGCCCAGGAATAATCGAGTTTAAAGGCAAAATCAGGGAATCGTCTTTTAAACTGACGCATTAAAAAAACTTCTTTTTTCGGGATTAGTTTGTCCCTTTTTTTAGCATCGACAAAATCTTCATCGCCGCCACCCATAATGATTCGGTTATCCGGTGTTGCCCTGTAATAAAAATAAGGAGACGATGTGTCCCAGATTACGGCATTTTTTAAAATATCCGGAATTTCCGTCAGCGATTCAGAGGCAATCGCGTAGGTGCTTTTTAAATCGACCACTTTTTCTTCGAGCGTTTCAGTACTCTCATAGCCGGTACAGTGTATAACGTGTTCTGCAGTTATGGTAAATTTATTTTCGGTGTGTGCAATACATTTTCCTTTTTGAGTTTGTATCGAAGTTACATTGGTTCGGTCATAAATCTGCATGCCTTTATCCTGACAATATTTCAGCAGATCGTTTGCGAGCCTGTAAGGGTCCATTACCGCGGCGGTTTTCGATTCTATGGCTGCTATAGCTTTTAATCCCAGCTTTTCAAGCTCATATTTATTCAGCCAGCTTACATCAAAAAGGTGTTGTTTTCTGGTTTTAAATTCATTTTTTAAAAGCGGAATGTCTTTTTTGTATGAAGTAAAATAAATACTTTTCTTGAATTCGAATCCGCAGTCGCTTTTGATATCATCAATAATCTGACGAATGTCGAATATGGCTTTTTTTCCATTTTTAAAACTGTCTACAGCACATTTTTCCCCTCTTATTTTAATCAATTCATGAAGCGGAATATCGACTTCGTACTGAAGCAGGGCGGTACTGGCGGCGGTGCTGCCGTTGCACACGTCCCGGCGGTCGACCAGGGCCACTTTTTTTCCTTCGTTAATTAATTTATAGGCGGTTAGAGCTCCTGTTATCCCGCCTCCAATTATTAAAATTTCGGTCGTGATATCAGAATCAATAGAGGGGTAGCTGATGTTCATGGCGCTTATTAAAGGCCAGAAAGTTTCTGTAGATCGTAGTTTCATTTTTTATCTGTATTTCGTACGGTACGATGTTTGGTTCGGTTGTTATCTAATACTCACTTATTAATGAAAGTGTGATATTTTATTTTGGTCTGCTTTTGCTGACTTTTTCTTTTTTAACGACTTTATTGTTTTTTTCGTCGTAGACAGAAC
This portion of the Flavobacterium gelatinilyticum genome encodes:
- a CDS encoding SusC/RagA family TonB-linked outer membrane protein, whose translation is MKKKLNRYTWIFVLLISIGVNAQETKPLIQSKLEGIVVDAVTKEPIIGASVNIKGTTHGVLTDFDGKFFFQTGQKLPYTLIVSYLGYKKEEVTANVSPFTINLTQEQNQLSEVVVTALGISKEKKSLGYTTQTLKSKDLENTKETNLLNNLTGKLAGVRITNSQGDMGSSRIVIRGETSIAGNNQPLFVVDGVPVDNSQLGSVGGATRDFRNAIADISPQDIESINVLKGPNAAALYGSRAAHGVVLITTKSGKGQQGLGISFNTGITVSQVATLPRFQNTFGQGSNGRFSFVDGKGGGINDGVDESWGPKMDGRLIPQFYSKGEAVPFVSHPDNVKNFFNTGLTFDNGISVAKSNDKSDFRLGVNNQKQIGTVPNSEINKSNFTFSGNYQISERIKVGVNANYIVTNAPALPGGPSGNRAAGVMLQFLWFGRQVDTDQLYKDWTTNWNNSYYSNPYWNAYYNTTSQQRNRIIGDIHLEAKLAEGLDFKFRTGVDYYTDRRKYTIKYGTNGTPFGSYAEDAYTVNEQNTEGILHYDKKLNDDFSLDALGGFNIRNHSDANNYQKAPRLAVPDLYTLTNSRDPLTSSNLYSRLRVYSLYASAQLGFRNYAYLNVTARNDWSSTLPSNNRSYFYPSVNGSLILSEALNLKSNTLDFLKLRAGWSEVGNDADPYQLATVYNFQTAFDGNPIQTSSKRKLNENLKPETTRSTELGIESSFWKNRLHFDFAYYNTNSFDQVLEIKTTSSSGYDTQLINAGKINNRGLEIQLDGSPVQTEKFRWNVGLNYSRNRSEVKILDYEKQIQNYTIGSSGGVEVLASVGQPYGALYGTAYERDANGNIVVGANGLPKADPQKKVLGHFTPDWIGGISNTLTYKNLELSFLIDASVGGELFSGTNRTGTYTGVLAQTMPGRDAENGGLSYYYPGNNTANPKTLVTGTAPGGVTVYDDGVIFNGVFADGTPNDKVLSAQEYYKSSYNISEAYIYSSTFVKFREIKLTYNFNKQFVKKLGFQGASVTAAGRNLFFIYKDAPNIDPETAFNTGNAQGLESLSLPTTRNFSLNVNLKF
- a CDS encoding SusD/RagB family nutrient-binding outer membrane lipoprotein, giving the protein MLKKLTYITLFALAFGSCSDALDEINKNPNATETPLAPYLLTGTLKQGADLYWGDANSFNSSLLFVQHWAKIQYTEPDRYDVSNTSFTSLWNTGYATLITDLNTIINFPEAQANPNYKGIALALRSWTFLLLTDAYGSIPYKEAGQKVTPAYNTQKEVYTGLLEDLKFAQSLLGASNGAVTGDLVYKGDIAKWKKFVNSLRLRIALRISDREPALAKQAAIEATSDAGGVINSNADTFKFTYISSPQQNPASLWFETRDDFRISKTMVDKLYELADPRLPVFAQLPSDASVGKYVGGANGLSNSDANNQGFAKTSKPGTYFLTSSSPAVIASHAETLFNLSEAAARGYISGDAAQYYRDAIRASLVQFGITDAAAITTYLNQPSVQYDPSNYAKSIGTQKWIAFFGQGLDAFTEWRRLDYPVLTAGPNTVLDGQIPSRFFYPGTEQSLNGNSYQAAIKEQGRDVLTTKLWFDVK
- a CDS encoding NAD(P)/FAD-dependent oxidoreductase — protein: MKLRSTETFWPLISAMNISYPSIDSDITTEILIIGGGITGALTAYKLINEGKKVALVDRRDVCNGSTAASTALLQYEVDIPLHELIKIRGEKCAVDSFKNGKKAIFDIRQIIDDIKSDCGFEFKKSIYFTSYKKDIPLLKNEFKTRKQHLFDVSWLNKYELEKLGLKAIAAIESKTAAVMDPYRLANDLLKYCQDKGMQIYDRTNVTSIQTQKGKCIAHTENKFTITAEHVIHCTGYESTETLEEKVVDLKSTYAIASESLTEIPDILKNAVIWDTSSPYFYYRATPDNRIIMGGGDEDFVDAKKRDKLIPKKEVFLMRQFKRRFPDFAFKLDYSWAGTFGETKDGLPYFGKPNPKKNEHYLLGFGGNGITFSVMGINSIMDSINNKRDLDLEYYRFDR